Proteins co-encoded in one bacterium genomic window:
- a CDS encoding tetratricopeptide repeat protein produces MAKRKKIDRHELKRDRFMEDIIKIYTAAKENPQKFITYAVVVVAVVAAIFGYLGYRSKHKKDAQEKLGLVYIMMGAEQYREAFDTLQSLVNNYGNTKPAKTATYLLAHLYYAFGYLDSAIALYQRYLSFEDKDSDLAAASLFGLGAIYEDKSRYDEAICYYKQVVDSYPDFFRADEAMASMARCYELKGDPMTALKIYQEFLVRYPESTLTKRVKLFLARLEANLTPQIESQTLTKKPEG; encoded by the coding sequence ATGGCGAAGAGGAAGAAAATAGATCGACACGAGCTTAAACGCGACAGATTCATGGAAGATATAATAAAGATTTATACTGCCGCCAAGGAGAATCCGCAGAAGTTTATAACATACGCTGTCGTGGTTGTGGCGGTTGTGGCTGCTATTTTCGGTTATCTTGGATATAGAAGCAAACATAAGAAGGATGCACAGGAAAAGCTTGGCTTGGTATATATTATGATGGGCGCGGAGCAGTATCGTGAGGCTTTCGACACGCTTCAGTCATTGGTAAACAACTACGGCAACACGAAACCAGCGAAGACTGCGACATACCTTCTGGCTCATCTTTACTATGCGTTCGGATATCTCGATTCGGCTATTGCTCTGTATCAACGGTATCTATCTTTTGAGGACAAGGATTCCGACCTTGCTGCTGCCTCGCTTTTTGGTTTAGGTGCGATATATGAGGACAAATCCCGATATGATGAGGCTATTTGCTACTATAAGCAGGTTGTAGACAGTTATCCCGATTTTTTCCGTGCTGATGAGGCTATGGCTTCTATGGCGCGATGTTACGAGCTTAAAGGTGACCCCATGACAGCACTTAAAATTTATCAGGAGTTTTTAGTTAGATATCCTGAGAGCACGCTTACGAAACGCGTTAAGCTTTTCCTTGCGCGCCTTGAGGCTAATTTGACACCGCAAATAGAGTCGCAAACTTTAACCAAGAAACCCGAAGGATAG
- a CDS encoding decaprenyl-phosphate phosphoribosyltransferase codes for MLKQYLKAILRSMRPIQWTKNVFVFAGLIFSQEFLNPQKFLTSLSAFGAFCILSSGVYMLNDIADLPFDRLHPQKRKRPLPSGQLPLWLAWVSMVILIAVGLIWSYTLGRGMFLIALSYFILQLLYSVWLKHMVIVDILVIALGFLLRAAAGAVVLSVVISNWLILCTSLLALFMVTAKRRQELWRITNENQHLSRTVMKFYDINFLDQLLTIEAAATLTAYSLYVFSPTTIKNFGTPYLGFSLPFVIYGIFRYFYLVHIDGKGEEPEKLVLSDTPFIINLLLWVATILTVIYIL; via the coding sequence ATGCTGAAACAATACCTTAAAGCTATCCTTCGTTCGATGCGCCCGATTCAGTGGACTAAGAATGTCTTCGTTTTTGCAGGGCTTATTTTTTCGCAGGAATTTTTAAATCCACAAAAATTTTTAACTTCACTTTCTGCGTTTGGGGCTTTTTGCATACTATCGAGCGGAGTTTACATGCTCAACGACATCGCCGACCTTCCATTCGACAGGCTTCACCCGCAGAAGCGAAAACGCCCGCTTCCCTCAGGACAGTTGCCATTATGGCTCGCATGGGTAAGTATGGTAATACTAATTGCGGTTGGGCTCATCTGGTCTTATACGCTCGGTAGGGGAATGTTCTTGATAGCCCTCTCCTACTTTATTCTCCAGCTCCTTTATTCCGTATGGCTTAAACACATGGTTATAGTAGATATCTTGGTTATCGCATTAGGATTTCTTCTAAGAGCTGCTGCTGGGGCAGTAGTGCTATCGGTGGTTATTTCGAACTGGCTCATACTTTGCACGAGCTTGCTCGCCCTCTTTATGGTGACCGCGAAACGAAGGCAGGAACTTTGGCGAATAACTAATGAAAACCAGCACCTAAGCCGAACCGTAATGAAATTCTATGACATAAATTTTTTGGACCAGCTTCTTACCATCGAGGCAGCGGCAACGCTTACCGCATACTCCCTGTATGTTTTTTCACCCACTACTATTAAAAACTTCGGCACACCATACCTTGGATTTTCGCTACCATTCGTTATCTATGGCATTTTTCGCTATTTCTACTTAGTCCACATTGACGGCAAAGGCGAGGAGCCAGAAAAACTTGTTCTTTCGGATACGCCTTTTATCATTAACTTACTCCTGTGGGTAGCAACAATATTAACGGTTATTTACATACTTTAA
- the secG gene encoding preprotein translocase subunit SecG: protein MVKLLLALLVIDAILIVISILLQPRSQYGVGATFGGGGYATELFGGRGGMAFLTKVTAVLSIIFLILIFALNHYLASPSRPRPMMEREAAPTVPMTPEEAAPVQGQPAAPTQPPTGQPAPTGQPTPSGQPAPAGQ, encoded by the coding sequence ATGGTGAAATTACTTTTAGCATTGCTCGTTATTGACGCGATATTGATAGTAATATCGATTCTTCTTCAGCCGAGAAGCCAATACGGTGTTGGCGCTACATTCGGCGGTGGCGGGTATGCTACCGAGCTTTTCGGTGGCAGAGGTGGGATGGCGTTTCTAACCAAAGTTACTGCCGTTCTTTCGATAATCTTTTTGATTCTTATTTTTGCGCTTAATCACTATCTTGCCTCGCCATCGCGTCCACGACCGATGATGGAAAGGGAAGCCGCGCCTACTGTGCCTATGACTCCTGAAGAGGCTGCACCTGTGCAGGGTCAACCGGCTGCACCAACTCAACCACCTACTGGTCAGCCCGCTCCAACTGGACAGCCCACGCCATCAGGACAACCCGCTCCCGCTGGTCAGTAA
- a CDS encoding DUF2905 domain-containing protein, whose amino-acid sequence MLSELSKILFIIGIIIILIAALVWVFAKTPIGHLPGDIVIRKKNFVFYFPIMTCILLSIILTLVLTLIFRRWQ is encoded by the coding sequence ATGCTATCGGAACTATCGAAAATACTTTTCATAATAGGCATTATAATAATACTTATCGCAGCGCTCGTTTGGGTTTTCGCAAAAACACCTATAGGACATCTTCCAGGCGACATAGTCATCCGAAAAAAGAATTTTGTATTTTACTTTCCCATAATGACATGTATTTTGCTATCCATAATTTTAACTTTGGTTCTTACTCTTATTTTCCGTAGATGGCAGTAA
- a CDS encoding DUF59 domain-containing protein, with translation MDKEALKEKIIAALRNVYDPEIPVNVYDLGFIYNIDISDEGKVHILMTLTVPGCPIYHIITRNVAETIKQIEGVKDVEVELTFEPRWSIDKITEEGKKKLRELGYNI, from the coding sequence ATGGATAAGGAAGCTTTAAAAGAAAAAATAATAGCAGCACTTCGGAATGTTTACGACCCAGAAATCCCTGTTAATGTTTACGACCTCGGCTTCATATACAACATCGACATTTCAGACGAGGGCAAGGTGCATATCCTCATGACTCTTACAGTTCCAGGTTGTCCGATATATCATATTATAACGCGGAATGTAGCCGAAACTATAAAGCAAATAGAGGGCGTAAAGGATGTCGAGGTCGAGTTAACATTCGAGCCGAGATGGTCGATAGACAAGATAACAGAAGAAGGCAAGAAAAAACTTCGCGAATTAGGTTACAACATCTAA
- a CDS encoding class I SAM-dependent methyltransferase, whose protein sequence is MARTSERSHWEKFWSQKKDPSQIYDTSGRIVAALSEFVPDLNGKWIAEIGAGTGRDSFTLAESGANVVVLDYADAAMEIIKNLNEKSRAKVLPVQGNAFALPFPDNSFDVVFHQGLLEHFRDPSGILKENYRVLKPGGIAIIDVPQRWHIYTVVKHILIALDAWFAGWETEFSLGQLENILRQHGFEPIGFYGDWMYPSFFYRAFREILWKFGVKLPLYPFKVPVLWKLRKYLREKLRRKRLFCYTTLSIGVIARKPETNETEKQ, encoded by the coding sequence TTGGCAAGGACAAGCGAAAGAAGTCACTGGGAAAAATTTTGGTCTCAGAAAAAGGACCCCAGCCAGATTTACGATACCTCGGGCAGGATAGTCGCTGCGCTTTCAGAGTTCGTGCCAGACCTTAATGGCAAGTGGATAGCTGAGATAGGCGCAGGAACGGGAAGGGATAGCTTTACATTAGCAGAATCTGGGGCTAATGTGGTGGTGCTCGACTATGCCGACGCCGCGATGGAAATAATAAAAAATTTGAACGAAAAATCGAGGGCAAAGGTCTTACCTGTTCAGGGGAATGCTTTCGCGCTGCCGTTTCCAGATAACTCGTTTGATGTGGTATTCCATCAAGGACTTCTCGAACACTTCCGGGACCCATCAGGAATTTTAAAGGAGAACTATCGCGTATTAAAACCCGGTGGAATAGCCATAATAGATGTTCCGCAAAGATGGCATATCTACACAGTAGTCAAACACATACTTATCGCCCTCGATGCGTGGTTTGCGGGCTGGGAAACTGAATTTTCGCTCGGACAGCTTGAAAACATTTTGCGCCAGCATGGGTTCGAGCCAATAGGTTTCTACGGTGACTGGATGTATCCATCATTTTTCTATAGAGCATTTCGCGAGATACTCTGGAAATTTGGCGTTAAGCTCCCGTTATACCCGTTTAAAGTCCCTGTGCTCTGGAAGTTGAGGAAATATCTGCGTGAAAAGTTAAGGCGAAAAAGGCTTTTCTGTTACACAACGCTTTCCATAGGGGTTATCGCCAGAAAGCCGGAAACAAACGAAACGGAGAAACAATAA
- a CDS encoding DUF262 domain-containing protein, which translates to MLKGNLIGNLILWKTKDRLRSLRNIGNINLPEPKEGDYIYYVLDGQQRLTSLFAIKKGAIVAKENQKPIDYKDIYLNLSLPPNTDEDIVTTEKNNDFTYVTLYELLKSKLTLLFKKYGEHKADLIETYKNRIINYSIPVVELTDCPLDIACTIFTRINTGGTVLTLFEIMVAKTYDETRNFDLSKEYERLINSNGECKDLEDSNYDTIPESVVLQCIAAYIKNKVSKREILRLNKNDVIESWNIVKERGIFPAVDFLRNSIKVPVSSLMPYYSLLVPFSYFFIKNYEKNGSETTNNIQTKLLTQYFYWASLTNRFTSGVPAKIEQDLLKMDKIVNNEPPDYPEEELKISFEDLIEKRFSTSEAYCKALLCVYAANNPLNLRNNSSIRLDNSWLRRANSRNYHHFFPRAYLRRKGINDDKANVILNIILVDDYLNKRVIGAKPPSKYIREFMRENDDIEKALRSHFINDAEKFGIFNNDYEAFIQERAKVVSRRLRSLLRPKI; encoded by the coding sequence TTGTTAAAAGGGAATCTGATAGGTAATCTTATATTGTGGAAAACAAAAGATCGTTTAAGGTCACTGAGGAATATTGGCAACATAAATTTACCAGAACCAAAAGAAGGAGATTACATTTACTATGTTTTGGACGGACAGCAACGATTAACATCTCTTTTCGCGATAAAAAAGGGAGCCATTGTTGCAAAAGAAAATCAAAAACCGATTGATTATAAAGATATATACTTAAACTTGTCACTTCCACCTAACACAGATGAGGATATAGTTACTACAGAAAAAAATAATGATTTTACCTATGTGACACTTTATGAACTTTTAAAATCAAAGCTAACGCTATTGTTCAAAAAATACGGTGAACACAAGGCGGACCTTATTGAAACATATAAAAACAGGATAATTAACTATTCTATCCCAGTTGTCGAGCTAACAGATTGCCCGTTAGATATAGCATGCACCATTTTCACAAGAATAAATACAGGCGGCACAGTACTTACTCTATTTGAAATAATGGTAGCTAAAACTTACGATGAAACAAGGAATTTCGATTTATCCAAGGAATACGAAAGATTAATCAACAGTAATGGTGAATGTAAGGATTTAGAGGATTCAAACTATGATACTATCCCTGAATCTGTTGTCCTACAGTGCATCGCAGCATATATCAAAAACAAAGTATCAAAGAGAGAAATATTAAGACTGAATAAAAACGATGTTATAGAATCATGGAACATAGTAAAAGAAAGAGGGATATTCCCAGCGGTCGATTTTTTGAGAAATAGCATAAAAGTGCCAGTCTCGAGCCTTATGCCTTATTATTCCCTATTAGTACCATTTTCGTACTTTTTTATAAAAAATTATGAGAAAAACGGAAGCGAAACTACAAATAATATTCAAACCAAACTTCTCACACAATACTTCTATTGGGCTTCACTAACAAATCGATTTACAAGTGGTGTTCCCGCAAAAATCGAACAAGATTTACTAAAAATGGACAAAATTGTCAATAACGAACCGCCTGATTATCCAGAAGAAGAACTTAAAATTAGCTTTGAAGATTTAATTGAAAAACGATTCAGCACCTCCGAGGCATACTGTAAAGCATTGCTGTGTGTTTACGCAGCTAATAATCCCCTAAATCTAAGAAACAACTCATCAATAAGGCTTGACAATTCATGGCTTAGACGAGCTAATAGTAGAAATTATCATCATTTCTTCCCGCGGGCTTATCTTAGGAGAAAAGGCATCAATGATGATAAAGCAAATGTGATTTTGAATATAATTTTGGTCGATGATTACTTAAACAAAAGAGTAATCGGGGCTAAACCCCCATCGAAATACATAAGAGAATTTATGAGAGAGAATGACGATATTGAGAAAGCACTTAGATCACATTTCATTAACGATGCTGAAAAATTTGGGATCTTCAACAATGATTACGAAGCTTTCATCCAAGAAAGAGCTAAGGTAGTTTCGAGAAGATTACGCTCACTTCTACGGCCTAAAATATAA
- a CDS encoding deoxyguanosinetriphosphate triphosphohydrolase, with amino-acid sequence MGENVPKSFAQSDLFELEEQCLAPYACYSAKSRGRHYPEPPHPYRPPFERDRERIIHSTAFRRLQYKTQVFVNHEGDHFRTRMSHTIEVATIGRVIARVLRLNTDLVEAISLAHDLGHTPFGHTGEEVLNELTSDIGGFEHNRQSLRIVEYLERKYPEFPGLNLTYETREGIEKHFTPYDHPGERTLFGESTKMPSLEAQVVNIADELAYTYHDIDDGLYSGILVPEELERGFPLFGEISKRVRKMYPGVDDEIWRSLCIKELINTLVTDVIEESKRRIEKVAPESVDDVRAYPEQLIGFSDEISEQMKYASKFLFENLYRHYKVLRMSMKSRFIIEALFKAYLEEPRQLPTTSRKRLEHEPIKRVIADYIAGMTDRYAMLEYKKLFDPYERLL; translated from the coding sequence ATGGGGGAGAATGTTCCCAAAAGTTTTGCCCAAAGTGATTTATTCGAACTTGAGGAGCAGTGTCTTGCGCCGTATGCGTGTTATAGCGCGAAAAGCCGGGGCAGACATTATCCTGAGCCACCCCACCCGTATCGCCCGCCGTTCGAGCGCGACCGCGAACGAATAATTCATTCAACGGCTTTCAGAAGGCTGCAATATAAGACTCAGGTCTTCGTTAACCACGAGGGCGACCATTTCCGCACCCGAATGAGCCACACTATAGAGGTGGCGACCATAGGGCGTGTTATAGCGCGAGTGCTTAGGCTTAATACTGACCTCGTCGAAGCTATATCGCTTGCCCATGACCTTGGACACACCCCATTCGGGCATACTGGCGAGGAAGTGTTGAATGAACTAACGAGTGACATCGGCGGATTTGAGCACAACAGGCAATCGTTGCGCATAGTGGAGTATCTTGAGAGAAAATACCCTGAGTTTCCGGGATTAAACCTTACTTATGAGACGAGGGAGGGTATAGAAAAGCACTTCACGCCTTACGACCATCCCGGCGAGAGAACACTTTTCGGTGAATCAACTAAAATGCCATCTCTTGAGGCGCAGGTAGTAAATATTGCGGATGAACTTGCCTACACATACCATGACATCGATGACGGCTTATATTCGGGAATATTGGTTCCTGAGGAGCTCGAACGAGGTTTTCCTCTTTTTGGAGAGATATCAAAGCGGGTTAGGAAAATGTATCCCGGCGTGGATGACGAGATATGGCGCTCGTTGTGCATAAAAGAGCTAATAAATACGCTCGTTACTGATGTTATCGAGGAATCGAAGCGAAGGATAGAGAAAGTAGCTCCTGAATCAGTGGATGATGTCAGAGCCTATCCTGAGCAATTGATAGGTTTTTCGGATGAAATATCCGAGCAAATGAAGTACGCGAGCAAATTCCTCTTTGAAAATCTTTACAGACACTATAAAGTATTAAGAATGAGTATGAAGTCGAGGTTCATAATCGAGGCGCTATTTAAGGCATACTTGGAGGAGCCGCGCCAATTGCCGACTACATCGCGGAAAAGGCTTGAACACGAGCCAATAAAAAGGGTAATAGCGGATTATATCGCAGGAATGACGGATAGATACGCAATGCTTGAGTACAAAAAACTTTTTGACCCATACGAAAGGTTGCTTTGA